In Stenotrophomonas sp. ESTM1D_MKCIP4_1, a single genomic region encodes these proteins:
- the accD gene encoding acetyl-CoA carboxylase, carboxyltransferase subunit beta — MSWLSKLMPSGIRTDNTPSKKRSVPEGLWEKCSSCGSALYRPELEENLEVCPKCGHHMAIRARARLAALFDADSTTEIAARLGPTDLLKFKDQKKYSERIKIAQKNTGEYDALIAMRGLLKGRPLVASSFDFAFMGGSMGSVVGERFALAAETAVEIGAPYVCFSASGGARMQEGLFSLMQMAKTSAALGKLREAGLPYISVLTHPTTGGVSASFAMLGDINIAEPQALIGFAGPRVIEQTVREKLPEGFQRSEFLLEHGAIDQICDRREMRDRLSDLLAMLGRQPAPEVA; from the coding sequence ATGAGTTGGCTCAGCAAGTTGATGCCGTCCGGCATCCGCACCGACAACACCCCCAGCAAGAAGCGCAGCGTCCCCGAGGGCCTGTGGGAAAAGTGCAGCAGCTGCGGCAGCGCGCTGTACCGCCCCGAGCTGGAAGAGAACCTGGAGGTCTGCCCGAAGTGCGGTCACCACATGGCGATCCGCGCCCGTGCCCGCCTGGCGGCCCTGTTCGACGCCGACAGCACCACCGAGATCGCGGCGCGCCTGGGCCCGACCGACCTGCTCAAGTTCAAGGACCAGAAGAAGTACAGCGAGCGCATCAAGATCGCGCAGAAGAACACCGGCGAGTACGACGCGCTGATCGCCATGCGCGGCCTGCTCAAGGGTCGCCCGCTGGTTGCCTCGTCCTTCGATTTCGCCTTCATGGGCGGCTCGATGGGTTCGGTGGTCGGTGAGCGCTTCGCGCTGGCGGCCGAAACCGCCGTCGAGATCGGTGCGCCCTACGTGTGCTTCTCCGCCAGCGGCGGCGCGCGCATGCAGGAAGGCCTGTTCTCGCTGATGCAGATGGCCAAGACCTCGGCTGCCCTGGGCAAGCTGCGCGAAGCGGGCCTGCCGTACATTTCGGTGCTGACCCACCCGACCACCGGCGGTGTGTCGGCATCGTTCGCCATGCTGGGCGACATCAACATCGCCGAACCGCAGGCGCTGATCGGCTTCGCCGGCCCGCGCGTGATCGAGCAGACCGTGCGCGAGAAGCTGCCCGAAGGCTTCCAGCGCTCCGAGTTCCTGCTGGAACACGGGGCCATCGACCAGATCTGTGACCGCCGTGAAATGCGTGATCGCCTGTCCGATCTGCTCGCCATGCTCGGCCGCCAGCCGGCGCCGGAGGTGGCGTGA
- the trpA gene encoding tryptophan synthase subunit alpha codes for MSVSRLDACFQRLREQQRKALIPFITAGDPSLEATVPVMHALVEAGADVIELGVPFSDPMADGPTIQRSSERALARGAGSRYVLQAVAQFRERDAQTPVVLMGYLNPVEIHGYVAFAADAVKAGVDGVLLVDLPPEEAGEAQQAFDAAGLALVLLASPTTSEARADKLLALARGYLYYVSFAGVTGASERLDSDAASARLQALRARASVPVVAGFGIKDAASAAAMARQADGVVVGSALVAALADAASVAEAAQRAGAFLAPLRQALDA; via the coding sequence ATGTCCGTATCCCGACTCGATGCCTGTTTCCAGCGCCTGCGCGAGCAGCAGCGCAAGGCGCTGATCCCGTTCATCACCGCTGGCGATCCGTCGCTGGAGGCGACCGTGCCGGTCATGCATGCGCTGGTCGAGGCCGGCGCCGATGTGATCGAACTGGGCGTGCCGTTCTCCGATCCGATGGCCGATGGCCCGACCATCCAGCGCAGTTCCGAACGCGCGCTGGCCCGTGGTGCCGGCAGCCGCTATGTGCTGCAGGCGGTGGCGCAGTTCCGTGAACGTGATGCGCAGACCCCGGTGGTGCTGATGGGCTACCTCAACCCGGTGGAGATCCACGGCTACGTTGCCTTCGCGGCGGACGCGGTCAAGGCCGGCGTGGACGGTGTGCTGCTGGTGGACCTGCCGCCGGAAGAAGCCGGCGAAGCGCAGCAGGCCTTCGATGCCGCCGGTCTGGCGCTGGTCCTGCTGGCCTCGCCGACCACCAGCGAGGCGCGCGCCGACAAGCTGCTTGCACTGGCCCGGGGCTACCTCTACTACGTCAGCTTCGCCGGGGTCACCGGCGCGTCCGAGCGCCTGGACAGCGATGCTGCCAGTGCACGGCTGCAGGCCCTGCGCGCGCGCGCCAGCGTGCCGGTGGTGGCCGGCTTCGGCATCAAGGATGCCGCCAGCGCCGCCGCCATGGCCCGCCAGGCCGATGGCGTGGTGGTCGGCAGTGCCCTGGTGGCGGCGCTGGCCGATGCCGCCTCGGTCGCTGAAGCCGCCCAGCGCGCGGGCGCCTTCCTGGCCCCGCTGCGGCAGGCGCTGGACGCGTGA